From the genome of Chelmon rostratus isolate fCheRos1 chromosome 1, fCheRos1.pri, whole genome shotgun sequence, one region includes:
- the LOC121604026 gene encoding ATP synthase F(0) complex subunit C3, mitochondrial-like, with the protein MYACAKFVSTPSLVRAGSRALYRPLSAAVVSDARRAETASLLAPQGIMSSQQQLAVRGFQTSTVSRDIDTAAKFIGAGAATVGVAGSGAGIGTVFGSLIIGYARNPSLKQQLFSYAILGFALSEAMGLFCLMVAFLILFAM; encoded by the exons ATGTATGCCTGTGCTAAGTTCGTCTCCACGCCCTCTCTG GTCCGTGCTGGATCTCGGGCTCTGTACAGACCACTCTCAGCAGCAGTAGTCTCAGATGCCAGGAGAGCAGAG ACTGCTTCACTGCTGGCACCACAGGGTATCATGtcctcccagcagcagctggcagtgCGGGGATTCCAGACCAGCACTGTTAGTCGTGACATTGACACTGCTGCAAAGTTCATTGGAGCAGGAGCTGCCACAGTGGGAGTGGCTGGATCTGGTGCTGGAATTGGAACGGTGTTTGGTAGCCTTATTATTGGATATGCCAG GAACCCCtctctgaagcagcagctgttctctTACGCCATCCTGGGCTTCGCTTTGTCTGAAGCCATGGGTCTTTTCTGTCTGATGGTTGCATTCCTTATCCTGTTTGCCATGTAA
- the nsun3 gene encoding tRNA (cytosine(34)-C(5))-methyltransferase, mitochondrial encodes MENRMSKYMLSVHQFYRTWRNISLKTQKLTPTPLWWLCSCCCHTGTEVRLQLNQQKGPNSNQVPKRRKKEKSSCQQVLDLFDHQYSQELGDLWPPARAVLLDPSSWQYGVMLNRFSTVTDITQILQSQGFSSLLPQTDVSTLLCNGPSTVSNSKHQAGKDSLLPPHYISKCPPNDSHLQPDSMSHAPGQDFQSEPSLTFPRPSLQCYIHPYPLRFPSQAHRPGQLKQYYLLNVASLLPVLALQVKDGEKVLDLCSAPGGKALAIMQCANPALLCCNEPDPHRRNWLGKTLESFLPRSLNSRVIVSAQDGRCFGQSEAGTYDKVLVDAPCSNDRSWLYSCSSQQGEKRLKDRAWLPALQAQLLRSALSAVCPGGVVVYSTCTLSSSENYSVVERVLNDCPEAEPEDLWEEIAVPFSKYFAFSPAHPGHGGETLHKPSLQPQNGNVSSYHHRLGILVVPHRGKTWGPMFLSRIRRRK; translated from the exons ATGGAGAACCGAATGTCTAAATATATGCTTTCAGTACATCAGTTTTACAGGACGTGGAggaatatttctttaaaaactcaAAAGCTGACTCCGACACCTCTGTGGTGGTTGTGCTCGTGTTGCTGTCACACGGGCACCGAGGTCAGGTTACAACTGAACCAGCAAAAAGGACCCAACAGTAACCAG GTACCAAAAAGacgcaaaaaagaaaaatcttcaTGTCAGCAAGTACTGGATCTGTTTGACCATCAGTACAGTCAGGAACTCGGAGACTTGTGGCCACCTGCAAG AGCAGTGCTCCTGGACCCGTCCTCTTGGCAGTATGGGGTCATGCTCAACCGCTTCAGCACTGTAACAGACATCACACAGATTCTCCAATCACAGGGTTTCTCCTCATTGCTGCCACAAACGGATGTGTCCACATTGCTTTGTAATGGCCCCTCAACGGTGTCAAATTCTAAACACCAAGCAGGAAAAGACTCACTTTTGCCACCTCACTACATCTCCAAGTGCCCCCCTAATGACTCCCATCTCCAACCTGACAGCATGTCTCATGCACCCGGTCAGGACTTTCAATCAGAGCCTTCTCTCACTTTCCCCCGTCCCTCATTACAGTGTTACATCCACCCATATCCACTACGGTTTCCCTCCCAGGCCCATAGGCCTGGCCAGCTGAAGCAGTACTACCTCCTGAATGTTGCCTCCCTTCTTCCAGTGCTGGCTTTGCAAGTCAAAGATGGGGAGAAGGTTTTGGATCTTTGCTCTGCTCCTGGGGGCAAAGCCTTAGCCATAATGCAGTGTGCCAACCCAG CGCTTCTCTGCTGCAATGAACCAGACCCTCACAGACGGAACTGGCTGGGAAAAACCCTGGAGTCTTTTCTGCCTCGCTCACTAAACAGCAGAGTGATTGTCTCTGCACAGGACGGACGGTGTTTTGGGCAAAGTGAAGCAGGGACGTATGACAAG GTTTTAGTCGATGCGCCATGTTCTAATGACAGGAGCTGGTTGTATTCttgcagcagccagcagggggAAAAGAGACTGAAGGACAGAGCCTGGCTGCCTGCGCTCCAGGCTCAGCTGCTTAG GTCTGCACTGTCAGCAGTATGTCCAGGGGGCGTCGTGGTCTATTCAACTTGCACACTGTCCAGCTCTGAGAACTACTCTGTGGTTGAGAGGGTGCTGAACGACTGTCCAGAGGCTGAACCTGAAGACCTGTGGGAGGAGATTGCAGTTCCTTTCTCAAAATACTTTGCATTTAGTCCTGCTCACCCTGGTCATGGAGGAGAGACACTTCACAAGCCATCCCTGCAGCCACAGAACGGCAATGTGTCCTCTTATCACCACAGACTCGGCATTTTAGTGGTTCCTCACCGCGGTAAGACCTGGGGACCCATGTTTTTGTCTCGGATTAGAAGGAGGAAATAG